One region of Miscanthus floridulus cultivar M001 chromosome 19, ASM1932011v1, whole genome shotgun sequence genomic DNA includes:
- the LOC136529541 gene encoding protodermal factor 1-like, which produces MEARRTGRALLASFVLAALATQAFVAVVESRASPAEKASQGDDVKKPDCVPGMDPRSFPGIGGGSITPVTPSHGGSTGTTPSHGGGGGYVPTPSHGGTTLPSPSPSHGGFGSSPTSPSTGGGGYGGSPSHGGGSGSSPTAPSTGGGGYGGGSPSHGGGAYGGSPSTPGGGGAYGGGSPSPAHGGGGAYGGVSPSHGGIGTSSPTPFVPMDPHSFGSLPGSCDYWRSHPMEIWLAIGGRFPSTSPSTMGHFLGAAGSVGGSDVSIQDALANTRSDGTGALLREGAAALLNSMTRAGFPYTTDQVRDAFVSAAAGGSDGAAAAQAAAFRKGNEGKA; this is translated from the exons ATGGAGGCGCGGAGGACGGGGAGAGCTCTCCTCGCGAGCTTCGTGCTCGCCGCGTTGGCCACGCAGGCCTTCGTGGCCGTGGTCGAGTCCAGGGCCAGCCCCGCGGAGAAGGCGAGCCAAG GCGACGACGTGAAGAAGCCGGACTGCGTGCCGGGGATGGACCCGCGCTCGTTCCCGGGGATCGGCGGCGGCAGCATCACGCCCGTGACGCCGTCGCACGGAGGCTCCACCGGGACGACGCCGTcccacggcggcggtggcgggtaCGTGCCAACGCCGTCGCACGGCGGGACGACGCTGCCTTCCCCGTCGCCGTCCCACGGCGGCTTCGGCTCCTCTCCGACGTCGCCCTCCACAGGCGGCGGCGGCTACGGCGGATCCCCGTCCCACGGCGGCGGCTCCGGGTCCTCTCCGACGGCCCCGTCCACCGGCGGTGGCGGCTACGGTGGCGGCTCCCCGTCCCATGGCGGCGGCGCGTACGGTGGGTCTCCGTCCAcccccggcggcggtggcgcctaCGGAGGCGGGTCCCCCTCGCCTGCCCATGGTGGCGGTGGCGCCTACGGAGGCGTCTCCCCCTCGCACGGCGGCATCGGGACCTCCTCACCGACGCCGTTCGTCCCCATGGACCCCCACAGCTTCGGCTCCCTCCCGGGCTCGTGCGA CTACTGGAGGTCGCACCCGATGGAGATCTGGTTGGCGATCGGCGGCCGGTTCCCGAGCACGTCGCCGTCGACGATGGGCCATTTCTTGGGCGCGGCGGGCAGCGTGGGCGGGTCGGACGTGAGCATCCAGGACGCGCTGGCCAACACGCGGTCCGACGGCACGGGCGCGCTGCTGCGCGAGGGCGCCGCCGCGCTGCTCAACTCCATGACCCGCGCCGGCTTCCCCTACACGACGGACCAGGTCCGCGACGCGTTCGTCTCCGCTGCCGCGGGCGGGTCCGACGGCGCCGCCGCGGCGCAGGCGGCCGCCTTCAGGAAGGGCAACGAGGGGAAGGCGTAG